In Oryza sativa Japonica Group chromosome 1, ASM3414082v1, the genomic stretch tttaaataagacggacggtcaaacgttgggtatggatatccacggctgcacttattttagaacggagatagtattataaaatggagggagtagccaGCTTCTGATAATTGAAGAAAGCTCGATTGGTTTCTTAGTTTCTAgattttaattcattttctagattctataaCCACATCTTTTTAGAATTTGAACGAAAGTTAAAACTGAACTATTTACAAAATCTTATGATTTTGAAAGAAACTGCAGCTAACATAAACTctcctaagagcaagtttaataatatagcccactactagctccaaaatttaaatcatcatctatagtcaatctaatagctcactcatataatagttagctgtAGAAATATACTGCATCATTAACATGGTTTATTGGACCTCGTGTTACAGCTAGCTATAAATCCGTAGCCCGTTTTTGCTATCTCTCCTCCACACAAACATAAATCTGATGTGGTAACTTGTATAGCCCGTTTATGTCATCTTATTGTACCCGCTCCAAACGCGTACTCAATGGTTGAATGTCACCTAGCTAGCACGTGACCCGCCTTTTCCCCGCACGTCCCCTTGCCTGCCTGCGGCCCAGCCAGTGCGCGTACGCGtacacacctccccctccccgTTTCAAAATCGCGGCGTCTCCCGCTATATATAACGCcactgcctcgccgccgctgctaccaCCTCTCGCCGTGCGACTGGCTGAGCTACTGGTGGTAGCTGCCAATGGCGATGGATcatcgtggtggtggtggtggtggtgggaggagcAGCAGCCGGCTGCGGGACAGGCTGGCGAGGATGTTCCGGCCGGGCGCGCTGCTCCGGTCGACGTGCAACAACCACGCCACCGCGTCGAcgtcctcgtcatcgtcgtcggcggcggcggcggcgggtggggtgGTGACGGCGTCCGCGTGCTCGTCCAGCAGGGCGCTGCTCgccgcggacgcggcggcggcggtcgactACTGCGGCAGGGAGTCGTTCTTGGCGTCGTCCCGCCGCGACTACAGCGacgcggcggccaccgcgctCGTCGGCCGCACCGAGTCGTTCTCCACCGCGCTggaccgcctccaccgccgcggcggcggcactccGCTGCCACCGTCGAGGTTCTCCGTCGACGCGTCGCCGAAgaaggaggatgcggcggcggcggcggcggcggccaaggaGAAGGAGATGACCACCGCTGCTGCTCGCGACGTTCAGGGCTtccactaccaccaccaccgccgccatggcagcctcggcggcggcggcggctgcgggaaGAGTGACAAGGCCAGGAGGCTGCTCTCCAACCCCTACGGCTTCACAACGTCCGACGACGCCGacaccgacggcgacgacgtctTCAGCAGCGACGCCGACgaccgcggcggccgcgtcgttgccggcggcggcggcggcgccaagaAGGGGGAAACCGAGGCattcttctcctcctcacgAAGCTTCTCCTCCGACTCCTCCGAGTTCTacaccaagaagaagaagaggaacaaGCCCAAGAAGAAGTCCCCCTCCACCGCATCGTCcaaggcggcgccgccgccgccgcctcctcctcctccgacgacgAGGCACCAGATAAGGCGCAAGCGCcgcgcggcgagggcgagcagCTGCGTTGACACGTGCGGCGTCAGGGACGGGTTCCGCCCCGtggtgtcggcggcggaggagcaggtCCGGCGCGGGTTCGCCGTGGTGAAGCGGTCGCGGGACCCGTACGCCGACTTCCGGTCGTCCATGGTGGAGATGGTCGTCGGGCGGCAGCTGttcggcgcggcggagctggAGCGGCTGCTCCGGTCGTACCTCTCCCTGAacgcgccgcgccaccacccCGTCATCCTCCAGGCCTTCTCCGACATCTGGGTCGTCCTCCATGGcggctagctactagctagcttaTTAGCCTtaataaaaagagagaaaaaaatcaccgtgtttaattaattagctcaGTCCCAGGATGATTAATCACTGAGATTAGCCAGAGTACTACTCCATCTTGCAGTAATCATGTGTGTTCATTACTTAATCTTTCTCAGAGTTTAATTAATCTCCTCTTGTGTTGATTTAATTGCCTCTCATGTATAATGGTCGATCAGTTGGGTTAatttgagcttaattaattacacttgggcatgcatgcatgcactggaCCGTGGACACTGGCCTCTagcggtgtgtgtgtgtgtgtgtgtgtgtgatgtaCCTGCACTGTTCTTGGTTCTGACCAACCTTTGACTTATCAcgctagttttttctttttcttttttgaagacTGGAAGAATCTGATTTGGAAGGGGATTTGGATTGACCAGAGAGTGAGGTGTGGTTTGTTTGGTAGCCAGAGAGAAGCTGTGCTGCGTTTGAACTTTGGGATCAATCATTTGGAAATCATGATTGTATGCATACGAGCTAGTACTGTTCCTATTTGTGTCGGCAGTTATTGGGTGGAATTTTGATcagtttaaatttgaaaattgatCAGTGTGCACCTTTTCAGGAGAAAAGAGTAATTTATCATCAGAGTAACATGGTTCACCATATGGTTACATACATGCTCCATTTTCCTCTTAATCATAAACTAGCTAGGGTCTTCCGTTTGCATAATACAAAACTCAAGTGACTTGAGGTAAGTTCAGATGCATATTGACAAGCGGCTACAAGTCAAAATGGCACTTAAATTGGAGTAAAAAGCAACTATACCCTCACTTTATACTCTAGCTCTGCTGAAAAAGAGAGAGACATATGTACTGCCAAACAAACAGCCCAGGATATCATCACAAGCTCATTATTCATCCATCTAGAGACAACCATGCCCGGTCAAATTTCAAACGGGACACTATAAATTCTCCTTTGAGCAttacttgtactccctccgtcctataatataaaggattttaaatttttgcttATAGTGTTTGACCActaatcttattcaaaaaatttatgcaaatataaaaaacaaaaagttatgtgtaaaatactttagataacaaagtcaaaaataaataaataataattccaaatttttttaaacaagacgagtagtcaaaccgtacaaataaaaactcaaaatcccttatattataggacggagggagtacatgtatTGGAGGCAGTACTTGTACTGGTAATACATGAAGTATCATTACATCAATCTCCTCAAAAGAACAGATGCCTTTGCCGGCACAACAGGTCAAAGGGAAAAGGGAATGGAAGATGGCAATAGAGTATGCCTTTCTATGCTCACATCACTAGCTTGGGATTTGAGCCTTTGCATttgctgctctgctctgctctctaCTATCTCTCTCCTCCTGCATAGCCTTTCACCTCTCTCACCTACAAATCCAGGTTTCCAAATCAAATCACCAGGTGTGTTCAGTCTAACACAAGCAAAGGTACAACTACTAGTACAACTTGTATACTAGTAGTGCTCCAGTACAAGTACAAGTAGGAGTACGTGTACTAGTACATGATTTGAGTTTACTTAAGTATAGCTAGGAGTATTAGTAGTAGTAAGACGTTGGAATTTCACCTTGGAGCAGGTGCTGTGCATCTTTCTCCAAGGACATTCAGAAGAGTGTGTGGAAAAGGTTGAGGCTAACTATAGGATGCAAATATACTCTAGGTCTATTTGCGTTTGAACTTGGGAAAAGGTGGGTGGCCTTGGCGCATTGTCCAGATCATGCTCTTGGATTGGATGTGCCCTGTTTGCTCGAGGGAATTAAGTTTAGTTAAATGGCTGTGGGATTAGGTTTGTGGGGCGGTGTTtcaattaattgattaattaaggaCAGGATATGTCACTGCACCAAAGTCGAACTTGTTGCTTTCTGCTTAGGACTTTAGCGATACTATTACAAGGGACACCAGCCAAGCGACCTGAATGCCATGCCATGACATGCCTTTGCAGTACTAGCTTTGCGTGTGGGGGTACTCCATATTATTCACAATGACATTTGGGAAGCTAATTAACTACTTTTCTACATTGTCTTGGCAGCACTGAGTTGTACTTGTGTGCATATATGGTTTAAATTACACCTAACACTAATAGTATTATTTTCCTACTGACCATGTTCCAAACGAATTAACTCGGTGACATGACACTGCATGTTGTCTTGCTAGAAGCATACATGCGCGCCTACGGACTATGACACATTTGCCATTTCAGATGAAGCCTGACCATTCAAATGTCCCTATTTTCAGCAttgcaaatcaaatcaaatcagcTCGAGGTACACAATTCAAGTGAGTGACCAACGGTGTGCTAGCTAGCAATAGCTTTTTCACTATTTCTCGAAGCAGAATTCAAGCACGCTGTCTTGTCCTGTGGCTGCCTGCTATGGTAGTTTGACAATGCTCTTGAGGTTAATGTAAGAAAACTTTGTTTAATGATAATATTTCAAAAGGAAACTTTGTTTAATGATCTTAATTTCAAAAAGGAACTTTTTGTTGATAACACAAAGTGTTCTCTCACTTCTAAGTCAAGAGAAAAAAAGCAGCTGCTAGTACCTGTGTTCCCTTTTGACTCGGAGGCTAATCTCCACGTTTTCTGCTTTGGAAAGATCGCTTTTAGTCAGCCTAaaaggcgatcgatcgatcgatcacctcgAGAGGTAGTGGCCTCAACTGTTTGCTGCAGAATTTGCAGATCAAAACACGTACGGTGTATTGGAGATTGGTGGTAGTACGTAGTACGAATTAAAAGCCAACAATGAACACAGTATAAAAAGCAGGTGTACTATTAATACTCTCTTAATCCCTCCCTATCGAGAGAATTAATTAATGTCTCCTCGTTTCTCTTTGTATCATGCATAGATTAATGTGTAACGTATCACTCTATAAACATATAAGTTCAAATTTACCCTTCtataagttgtaaaaaaaatattactctaaATATATGAGCATGATCTATCGATAGTCTCATGTGTTCTTGTTTTCTAACTATCTTTAAAGGGATTTCTAGCTActattcaaatatataacatgagatatatacatgcatgtgagGCCATGCATTCTCTCGAGATTAGGATCCATTAATTAGCTAAAGGTTCAATTGAACATATACACGAGCTAGATACGCGTACTATACGTACGTACGGTGCATATATATGGTGAGCGTGAACAGTCGGATTGTACATTTTGCTGGGGGGTGATGTACTGCGTACAGTGGCGCCACGTTCTTTGAGAGATTGCGAGACATTGTTTGTAGTGGCGGGCAGGCAGTCATGTCATGCATGTGTACACGTACGCCCCCTGCCCGGCCTCTACAGTGCGCGACGCTGTAAGCCTGTAACCTTGTCATAGTAGCGTTGTTGAGTTTCTTCGAtcgatctcctcttctctctgtAGATTcttaattatgttttttttttcctgacgGTCGTTTATAACGATCGATCTACTCTACCTGTGGCTGGTTATGTGGTCACCAGCTCATTGGTCGAGCTTTGCAATTGGGTAGAACAGTTACAGATGAGATGTGTCGCACCGTAAATTTAGGCCCTCTTTGGATGCAGGGACTAtcatatcgaatgtttgaacattaatttagagtattaaatatagactaatgataaaacccattccataactctggactaattcgcgagacgaatctattgagcctaattaatccatgattaaacTACGTGATGCtaagtaaacatgtgctaattatggattaattaggcttaaaaatttgtctcgcaaattaattctcatttatacaattagttttattattagtctatatttaatatttcaaattagtgcctaaacatccgatgtgaatTAGTCCCtgtatccaaacaccaccttagctTCTTAATTAAAGATGACAAGTCGTCGGTGATGGGTGTAAACACGATATCATATCGAATTTATTTTATGTCACTGAGTTTACTCTACTTCAACGATTTGCTATCGACTTTATCTCCTCTATGGCTCTATAATATGCCACTGATTTTATCCTTTTTTACATTATGCTATTAAGGTGGatacttttcaaaaaaaacctTTCATGTCATACCAGAGTTGACAATTGTTTAACCCCATGGAAGTTTCAGAAAAATATAAGTTTTTTGTACTTAGCCTTCCTACAAAATAtagaagtttgtatgtgtattttatttctttcatgtttttttatgaaacaCTTTTATTATGTAGAATATGAAAGAGAAATCGCATACTccatccgtaaaaaaaaaacccaatctaGAGGGATGCGACCCCTCCTAGTACAACGAGTCtgatctagattcattgtactaggaggggtcacatattgttttttttttaccgagaGAGTACACAAAAGATAGCcgcatcagaaaaaaaaatatatggcagGTGATTCTATTGGCATATAACACATAAATTATTCTATTGGCATATaaaacataaattattttttgaaaattaaTATGTGCAAAATGGAAATCTTGAAATTTACACACACTTTTGTATATTATGCAAGGAGGatacataaaaattttcatattattttttgaaacttctagTAAGCCAATCAATTATAACCTCTTATAAGCCTTGAAAAGCATTTTTaggcattttttaaaaagtatcCATCCCTAATAAaatattgtagaaaaaaataacaaagtcAGTGACATATAATTAACAAAGGGAAACGAAATTAATGGTAAATCATTGAACTGGAATAAACTCAAATTTTGATCCGTGATACAGTATGTGAGTACTAGTGAGAATATATCCACGATGCAGCGAGAGTGCATCGTGTCGGGACCGATCGACGGGTGCGCGCGAGTAGGCGGATCagatcgacgccgccgccgacgtacGTACGCGCGTTTCACAGTCTAGCCGGGACCGATCCCGACGCGACGTAGCTGCAGATCGGAGATGTAGGTATACGTACGTAGTACTGTATATATAGTAGCTGAGACGTGTACGTACACCGAGTAGCTAGATTGGCTGAAAGCTAGGGCGGCTTTGAGCTCTGCCGCTAGCTTTAGCTTTGTGGTCTAAAAAGCTGCCTGTGCGGTGGCTGGCTTCCTGCACTGCATGCAGGTCGATCTCtgcgacgggcgacggcgcgcgtcGAGGCGTTGGCGGCATGCGCGGTCATCGCTCACGCGTCCGCGGGGATGGTGGCCTGCGGTGACCGCGGAGCTTGTAGCCATGTGTACATTTGCACGCAGGTGCGGATTCATAAATAAATAGCATGAAAGGTATTCCCTCCGTTCCAGGTTAAtatgttttaactttgatcaaagtcaaactactttaattttaactaagtttatagataaatatagtaatatttataataccaaattagtttcattaaatcaataattgtatatattttcataataaatttgtcttggattaaaaatgttattttttttctacaaacttagttaaatttgaatcagtttgactttgaccaaagtcaaaatgtcttataacctaaaacagagGTAGAGGTAGTAATTAAATTTAGAGCGGTTCAGTGGGAGCTTTCATAGTCCTAGTGTCGATAGTGAGGGCTCAAGCTCCCACGGCACCAATAGCAGATCCGCCGTTGCAAGCGCTTCCCTCAATATGTTACACACTAGTACAAATGTTCTTTATTTTCCAACACCTATAAGCTTTTAGTGGTGTGCTGGATACTTTCTTTGTGGAAGATTAAATTGCCAACAACATTCTTTACATCCACATCACCTAATGAGAGGATTGTGTGCAGGAAGGGATTACTAGCTTGCACCGTAAAACACACAAAGAACGGTCTATACATCACCCGACCCGAGTAAACCCCTGCTCAGAATTAATATTGTTGGATGTCCAGACCATTGTCGTCAATTTGGAACTGTGAGTGTATCtcctgattattttttttttataaggaGGCGTCACTCCATTTCTTGATTCTAGAAAGTAAGTGCATTATATGTATATTATCAAGATTCTTATATGGTGCGATTTTTTGTAAAAGTTCTATATGTGTATAAAGCCGTGGCCACTGACCTAAAATTTTCATGTGCACATATTTCTTGTTTTATTCTTGATAGTTCAACTTGTGTTCGTGATAGGATGCACAGGAGCGGCAGCGATCCTGATTCTGACAAGGCGCACTGGTATATGAGCAATAGCGATGACGAGTCATTTGttgataaagataaagattgcAGAAGGGGCACCGTAGCCCCGCTGCTGAAGAAAGGCCCATGGACATCATGGGAGAACTCCATCTTAGAGAAGTACATTAAGAAGCATGGTGAAAGGAATTGGAAGCTTGTGCAGAAGAACACTGGCCTCTTGAGGTGTGGCAAGAGTTGCCGTCTCTAGTGGATGAACCATCTGAGACCTAACCTAAAGAAGGGGGCTTTCAGCaaggaagaagagaataaaATTATTAATCTTCATCGCAAAATAGGGAATAAGTGGTCTTGGATGGCTGCCGATATAAGTTCACCTTGTAGttcattgttttttcttttgctctCAGAATATATATCTCTTGAAACCGTTTATAAAAGTGTTGTTCTTTAATAGTTTTTGCATCACAAGTATGTTTGGTGACCTTTACATGGAGGGGAGGTGCGGGGGATATTAATATTTGTAGTTCATCCATTGGTAAAGTTATTTAATTTAAAGTtgggtagtttttttttccaattgcaTTACAAGTATGTTTTGCAACCTTCACATGGAGGTATGGGTATTATTAATATTTGTAGTTCAACTGTTGGTGAAGTTATTTTCTTTAACTAAACGAATGTTATCCATTTCATTTATTTCAATTAATATTTGGTAGTTTTTGCATTACCAGTTTATCctaaaatatgattatcatcACAAATCAAATCAACCCTAATAAGCATATATAAATATTGTCAAAGTCCCATCCTTGAAATTATCTTAGAAATGTAGCCTATTTTTGCTTGTATAGCTTAGGGGTTGCTATTTAAACTAAACTGCTAGTATCTTTTCATTGCACTTGCATTCATCGGCCTAGTTTAGTTCTACTGAAAATAAGGAGCCGTGGGACAAGCTAAGTTAAAGTGAAACTTGGGGTCTAGCTTTATGCATATAACTATCTTAGTTGTTGTTTTAGAACATTGTTACTGTTATATGCATTGTTCTATCCATTATCATTGTTATTAACTTGACCACATGTTCTCAATTGCCAGGGCGTACTGATAATGAAATAAAGAACTACTGGAACACTCGAATAAAGAAATGCAAGAACAATCGTTGGCTTTTATATCCTGCTAATGTATGCAACGATGCTTTGAATGAAGATCAATATGGGTCTGTTGACCCCAGTGTTAGGGAGAAGCTAACCAATAATCAACTAGAAGATACTACTAGTATGTATTCTGCACCCCAGTTTTCATATGCTTCCATCAGTAATATACTTGATAGGAGACTTGCATCAAAAGATTATGACTCCATAGAAGATCAAAGAAACCGAATAGAAGTTGCAGCAGAATATGAGATTTCACTTCCTGTGTTGAAAACAACCAACAATGACATATTTCCATCAGGTGAGCTATCCCCTAAACTACTCTGAGAAGTTCACATAAGCTTTTGGTATTGACTTTGTATCACTTTGTGACTAACTCTAATGATAAGACCATGCCATCTTTTGCAGCCTCTATCTTTGCCAACCATGGCATTTCAAATGGCAATCTCTCTGCTTTGTCCACAACTGATGCTTTGCAGATGGAGCTCCCTTTAATCCAATTTGATCCAAACAACCAGTTCATTTACTCAAGGGATTATGCGACGCACCTAACAAACTTAGCTTTATTAAATGATCAAGCAGAAGAATTACTAAATCATATTGATGTATTGAACTATGTGGTGATGAAAAAAGAGCTTTCTGGAGGGAGTTTGAGTCCCACTATTAATATGCCATGTAAAGCAACGGCATATTCTTCAGAACTCCCTTTATGCAAGGGATATCGGGAACAAGATCTTGATTTTTACACACAATAGTCCAGTATCGTTGAAAGAGCTTCATAGCTTTGATCTTTCTTTCGGTTCGTATAGTTTACTTATTTCATCTTTTACTTACATAGTAGTTTAGCTGTTGATTTGTTGATATCTTTTTGAAGCACATACCTCCATGACTCCCTCCAATGAGCTGGTGGTGCCACGGTATGAAGGAGATGTTCCACCTCTTCAAGATGATTTCACACCATATCTCTATTTGAATGGTGCCAATCTATCCATCTTCGAAGACATAAAGTGAATTGTTTCTGGAAAACAAGTTGGATACTAAAGGTGAACTTGTGATGACATGTTATGTTTCATAAAACCTGCTTATGGTTGAAATCATCGTTTTCTAAAAATATTCGTTCTTGTAATTTCAGGTAATTGACGTCAGATTGTCATGAGTTGATGCCCTCTTGGACAAACTCATCATGAAACCAAGCATTTTATTCCATGAAGCTCATGAAGACGATCGAGCCAGTCGTTGCTATCTCTCTTATAAGGATTTCCAGTTTGGATATTGCCGTACTCTGTTACTTTTCTTCATGTCGAATTTACCATGCGTGCTACGTTGAATTTCATCTGTTGTTGTGTGTGTTAAACTATCGAATTCAAAAGAGTTTGCTGCAACACGTTGCAACGTTGTGCCACCGAATGCAGAGACCGTTCTATTTCATGTTGCGTATAATGTTTGATTTGGTTGCATTTGCATCTGGTTGGTGTTTCTCTGACGGCTTGCCCTGTTCGACATACCGTCAGATGTTTAaataagttttaattatttaaaattgaaacataaatttatattttaagtaACTTTGATATAgaatattttcatataaaaaatgGTATCATTTAACACTTAGAGAAACATGTTAACCAATGAAACTTACTTCCTCGGTCCCacaataagttcacttttagcTCTTTCCATTTATCTCacaataagtttatttttaaagctCTTTCCATTTATCTCACAATAAGTTCACAGTAAGTTCATTTGTAAAGCAATCATTACATCAGAATTTGTGAAATTAGagaataattatattataagtagataaagtgagaaatagttaagttgagatttgataaaggaatattattatagttttttttctttgtattgGTATCTAGGAGTCATTGTGGCTTTGAAAACGTCGCTAACCTTGGTGTCGTCGCAGACTCACTGAAACTCTGTGAAAGTGAATCGATGAGACGAACCAACTCCAAAACCAAAACCCGCACCACCCTTGCGTAAGCGCCGCGCCACCTCATCACCCCACCCACGGAATACTCGtgctcgcgccgcgccgccacccccacAACTCCCCGCTCCACCATTGCCGGGGGAGGCGATCTCCCATCTCCATCTCCCATCTCGCATCCACGACGAACTCTCCTTCCCATCGTCTATCTTCCGTCGCGGAGGGTGGCAGTGACCATTTCTGGCGATCTTCGGGAGGGCGGAGGTTTCTCCCGGCTCCGGCGACACTTGACTCGAGAGCCCACCGCTCCGTCACCCTGCGTTTTTGGTCAGGTAAAAAATGGCTTTAGGATCACCGGTGTgttgcttttttctttttgttatgtTTAATGGTTTGATTGGTGAATTGCTGGGAATAGTCTTATGAGATTTTAGCAGATCTGTTTCTTGTGCGATATGTTGTATAATCTGAGCTCATTTCAATCTACTTTCCTGAACTTACCAATCACACAGTTGAGATTGGAAGGTCCCCCTCCTTGTAACCTCCTTATCgctatcctcctctatcttctCTAGCTCAAGTGTCCTTCGTCTTTAACATCATACCATTGCATTCATTGCCTCTTTCCACTAGCTCCTAACGCTCCAACGACAAGCTTTCCTCGTCATTCAAACTGGCCCACCGATCTCCTATTATCCCATGGCTAAGGTGGTGTCATTGTGCTAACACCGCACCATCAATCTCTGTAAGGTGGGAACACCTCCACCCTCTCGCTGTTTGGAGTAGTTCTTTCCCTTCTTTCATCTAGCTAcgactttgtttttcttttcttttttcttccccTGGGCATAGGCTTGTCTGGACGATTGCGTCGTGTAATAAAAAGAACTCTTTctttctaatatattgatgtgCTATCCTTTTACGCTTCCAAAAAAAGTAAGGTGGGAACACTTCCCACCTTCTGTAGATTTGTCGACTTTCCACCTTCTGTAGATCCGTCGAGACACGAATTATAGAGCAAATCAAAGGTCAGAATTCACGTGATTCTGTCCATCATCACTGACTGATGTATAGCATTTCCAAAAATTGGATTCTAACAGGGCCTCTTAAAAAAAGTCATGTATTCGGGAAAATAACGAAAAACATAGCATCATGGGTGTACTGATGAATCTTTTAGCTGAGGCGTCAGGGAAAGCTCATGAATTATGCTCTGACGACTCTTTTAGCTGAGGCAGGGATATATGGAAGTTGGGCTTGTCAGACCGACACTATCTAACTACTTTACCGCTGACGATCAAATGGCTAACCAAGCACGTGTGAACAAAAAAGCTACGAGtgtctttttttcccctttccaaTCGGGTGTGATCGTAATTTTACAAAGCTGAAGCATGATTAATGTTACTGTaccttttattttgttgtgaaatTGATGTATTTTTTTGCTGATTTGAGTTGAACTTGGGATGAAAGTGTTGGTGAGAAATTAAgcggacaattttttttttcaaaaaaactgGTTAATTAAAAAGTACTACCAAATTAATTCCAGTTCAATGTTCCTGCAATCCGAGTAGGAAGCGGTCGATCGACAGCAGAATCTGATTCTACGCCAAGTTGCCGATCCCCCGAACagcgaagagagagagagagagagagagagagagagagagagagagagagaggataatgACAAACAGATCGGAGTGAATGCTCACATTCTGTGTTGCCTGGCAGGGAGAGCTTGGCATCTTCCTGCGGGCAATTCGGGCAGAACGGCGAccgaggcaaaaaaaaaaaacaacaaagccAGCGCCAGTGAACCAAACCGGACCTCGTCGGGCTCCGCGCCGCATGGGCTCTCGCTGCGTCGATGTCGCGGGAGCGGACACTGCCATCCTGCGTACTTGTACGAGTAGGTGCAGCAAGTACGTATAGGCGCGCATGCCGCGGCGGACGCCAGCAGCTGCTGCGGTCCACACTACTCGACGACTCTCGCGACTGCCGTTgttctcgccgtcgtcgacatgggagagggcggaagcagcagcagccgaccgggccggcgtcGCGGCTGGGGCTCCCATCCTTGTCGTATACTCGTCTGCGGTGGCTTGTGCCAGCGCGCGGCTTCTGCTGGGGCGGCACGCTCGCCCCTGCACGGCTGCACCGGTTTACCTGTCTGTCGCTGGAAGTTTGGTGATGATTTTGAACCCCTTGGACCAAGTGAGCGACAAACGACCGGCCCAATCGTATCGTCGGCTAATAAGCGAAACGGCATAGAagtatttgcaaataaaaaataatttataaataaaacttttatatatgtgttcttagcgattcaGAAGTataggctgaaaaataaacttcaatgaaaaaaaccctaaaatcaactccaaatttaagattgcaaattcaaattttaactgataagtataagcataagcgaaaagatggggCTGGACGACGCAGCGTAGGAAGAGTTGGAGACTTGATGGTCTGTTTGGCAGAGTTTCAATTTTTGAATTTAGCTTTaagagttgagtctggagtggagttgtgaagCAGCCTAAATCCAACTCTacctctctagtttattttatgaGAGCGCTCCATCTAGCTTCGTTCTTATTTTAGATGGAACTGA encodes the following:
- the LOC4326746 gene encoding uncharacterized protein, with amino-acid sequence MAMDHRGGGGGGGRSSSRLRDRLARMFRPGALLRSTCNNHATASTSSSSSSAAAAAGGVVTASACSSSRALLAADAAAAVDYCGRESFLASSRRDYSDAAATALVGRTESFSTALDRLHRRGGGTPLPPSRFSVDASPKKEDAAAAAAAAKEKEMTTAAARDVQGFHYHHHRRHGSLGGGGGCGKSDKARRLLSNPYGFTTSDDADTDGDDVFSSDADDRGGRVVAGGGGGAKKGETEAFFSSSRSFSSDSSEFYTKKKKRNKPKKKSPSTASSKAAPPPPPPPPPTTRHQIRRKRRAARASSCVDTCGVRDGFRPVVSAAEEQVRRGFAVVKRSRDPYADFRSSMVEMVVGRQLFGAAELERLLRSYLSLNAPRHHPVILQAFSDIWVVLHGG